In Sorghum bicolor cultivar BTx623 chromosome 10, Sorghum_bicolor_NCBIv3, whole genome shotgun sequence, one genomic interval encodes:
- the LOC8072914 gene encoding uncharacterized protein LOC8072914 produces MGATLLHAVASLLTRLQRAARRMAAGAGGGGKSSPRAQAVVAPWKKTSSPSGTTAKEEAAEAGVWRKEILMGERCQPLDFSGAIYYDAEGRRLAQPPPPRSPMRSPLPASPRLAAAHARAY; encoded by the coding sequence ATGGGCGCCACGCTCCTGCACGCGGTGGCTTCGCTGCTGACCAGGCTGCAGCGGGCGGCGCGGAGGATGGCCGCCGGTGCCGGTGGGGGTGGTAAGAGCTCGCCGCGAGCCCAGGCCGTGGTGGCGCCGTGGAAGAAGACTTCCTCGCCGTCTGGGACGACGGCCAAGGAGGAGGCCGCCGAGGCCGGGGTGTGGAGGAAGGAGATCCTCATGGGGGAGCGCTGCCAGCCGCTCGACTTCTCCGGGGCCATCTACTACGACGCCGAGGGACGTCGCCTcgcgcagccgccgccgcccaggtCGCCCATGCGCAGCCCGCTCCCGGCGTCGCCCAGGCTCGCCGCCGCCCACGCCCGCGCCTACTAG